One stretch of Litoribrevibacter albus DNA includes these proteins:
- the smrA gene encoding DNA endonuclease SmrA, with protein MDDFDEFLKEVGDVQPLKQQNKADIKKETEVTPGLLARKQAAVSDLPTDTNFLTTEQDYIEFVLPQDPLEYKKDGVQEGVYKKLRQGKYTMDARLDLHHHTVEQARKAVFQFIQDCLKYDIRTGIIVHGKGEREEPRALLKSYTNKWLKEIPEVLAFHSALKQNGGVGAVYVLLKKSESEKQKNRLNNRPR; from the coding sequence ATGGATGACTTTGATGAGTTCTTGAAAGAAGTTGGGGATGTTCAGCCTCTTAAGCAACAAAATAAAGCCGATATTAAAAAAGAAACCGAAGTCACACCGGGCTTATTGGCCCGTAAACAGGCGGCCGTTTCTGATTTACCAACGGACACTAATTTCCTGACCACAGAGCAAGACTATATCGAGTTTGTTCTGCCGCAAGACCCGCTTGAGTATAAGAAGGACGGTGTTCAGGAAGGCGTCTATAAAAAACTGCGTCAGGGCAAATACACGATGGATGCCCGGCTCGATTTGCACCATCACACCGTGGAGCAAGCCCGTAAAGCGGTCTTTCAGTTCATTCAGGATTGCCTGAAATACGATATCCGTACCGGCATCATTGTGCACGGGAAGGGTGAACGGGAAGAACCGCGCGCGTTATTGAAGAGTTACACCAATAAATGGCTGAAAGAAATTCCTGAAGTGTTGGCTTTCCATAGCGCATTAAAGCAAAACGGCGGTGTTGGCGCGGTGTATGTATTGCTCAAGAAGAGTGAAAGTGAGAAACAGAAGAATCGTCTGAATAATCGTCCTCGCTAA
- a CDS encoding FAD-dependent oxidoreductase: MNKPSLAVIGSGIAGLSAAWLLKDKYHVTLFEKQDRPGMGAYSVDVGEADAPVLIDIPLRIITSGYYHELYQLYRTVGVAIERTDHAGAFFKDSGEQIFHYKNYSLGNRSYSFLNSPNRFARTNISHAFEAKEFLWKLNRKVIANTDQMTFGEFLRHAGYQHSSFVKLVLMPMLSTICTCDYDSIYKYPANIIIDYLTCGVADEGVWKATHGVKDIVARLTQGYEVRTGQAIESIKPDANKSSAIEIVLANGETHTFDQVVLATQPQHAAQMTKEIDPEMSEALASIRYEQSEMVVHRDQSIYPIHWQTLSPVYYSVDPKAQRPMATVCLNKSMPSVKDCQPVFQTWHPTVELNPKQVLARATFERPLINFDTLKTLKFIQQKMQQPQNNLWFCGSYLGGGIPLLEAGVRSSLAVANTLNVYAPWQTKSV; the protein is encoded by the coding sequence ATGAATAAGCCTTCTCTGGCAGTCATCGGTAGCGGTATCGCAGGTTTATCAGCCGCGTGGTTATTGAAAGACAAATACCACGTTACTTTATTCGAGAAGCAGGATCGACCAGGCATGGGAGCCTACTCGGTGGATGTAGGGGAAGCAGATGCACCCGTTCTGATCGATATCCCGTTACGGATCATCACTTCAGGCTATTATCACGAGCTCTATCAGTTGTATCGTACCGTTGGCGTCGCCATTGAGCGCACCGATCACGCAGGCGCCTTCTTTAAGGATTCCGGCGAACAAATCTTTCACTATAAAAACTACAGCCTTGGTAACCGCAGTTATTCTTTCTTGAACAGCCCGAATAGGTTTGCCCGCACCAACATCAGCCATGCTTTTGAAGCGAAAGAGTTTTTGTGGAAACTGAACAGAAAGGTCATCGCCAACACCGATCAAATGACCTTTGGCGAATTTCTTCGACACGCCGGCTATCAGCACTCGTCTTTTGTGAAGCTGGTCTTGATGCCTATGCTATCGACCATATGTACCTGTGACTACGACAGCATTTATAAGTATCCGGCTAACATCATCATTGATTACTTAACCTGCGGTGTTGCCGATGAAGGTGTGTGGAAGGCAACTCACGGAGTAAAAGACATTGTCGCTCGCCTGACACAAGGCTATGAGGTTCGAACGGGTCAGGCCATCGAATCCATCAAACCGGATGCTAATAAGTCGTCAGCTATTGAAATCGTACTGGCAAATGGGGAAACACACACCTTCGATCAGGTGGTTCTGGCAACCCAGCCTCAACATGCAGCACAGATGACCAAAGAGATTGATCCCGAGATGTCAGAGGCATTGGCCTCCATTCGTTATGAACAAAGTGAGATGGTTGTTCACCGGGATCAAAGCATTTACCCAATTCATTGGCAGACCTTGTCTCCGGTGTATTATTCGGTTGATCCCAAAGCACAACGCCCCATGGCCACGGTGTGCCTGAACAAGTCCATGCCGAGCGTTAAAGATTGTCAGCCCGTGTTTCAAACCTGGCATCCTACGGTCGAATTAAATCCCAAGCAGGTACTCGCCCGAGCCACCTTTGAACGACCATTGATTAACTTTGATACACTAAAGACCCTGAAATTTATTCAGCAAAAAATGCAGCAACCCCAAAACAATCTTTGGTTCTGCGGCTCTTATCTGGGTGGAGGAATTCCTTTGCTGGAAGCAGGAGTACGCTCTTCGCTGGCGGTAGCGAATACGCTTAACGTTTACGCGCCCTGGCAAACGAAATCGGTTTAA
- a CDS encoding PhoH family protein gives MTKSTTRTTTTRLNSIHRTPSPELKSKIFVLDTNVLIHDPNSVINFDEHQVAIPITVLEELDKLKSSKHTVSADCRQAIRRIDELIGDAPPDQVERGVPIIRPDSKQARGSISILMSDPDPKITPLNPALPNDLNDNKIINQIVKLQSNAPHSEYVLVTKDINMRLKARGCGLRAEDYQNDQLVSDIDLLPAGFIQLEGSFWDSIDNVESVLDGKRAKHIIPRDTIDYEVYYNQFIIDEQGFIGKVVEINKDTIALKDMCHELMMSQEAWGLTPRDIYQAMALNILLDPDIHLVTLTGSAGSGKTILALAAAIEQTMSIKRYKRIIVTRTIQGLDEDIGFLPGTEEEKMEPWLGAITDNLEALHDDDECRDGSLDYLLQKVPLQFKSLNYMRGRSFQQSFILIDECQNLTPHQIKTIITRAGAGSKVVCLGNLAQIDTAYMNPISSGLTYLTARFRQFPLGGTLQLQGVPRSQLAEYAEQYL, from the coding sequence ATGACAAAATCAACAACACGGACAACCACGACTCGCCTCAACAGCATCCACCGCACGCCTTCTCCTGAATTAAAATCCAAGATTTTCGTCCTCGACACCAATGTCCTCATTCATGACCCGAACTCGGTGATTAATTTTGATGAGCATCAGGTGGCCATCCCCATCACAGTGTTGGAAGAACTCGATAAACTTAAATCGAGCAAACACACGGTGTCGGCAGATTGCCGACAGGCCATACGGAGGATCGACGAACTGATCGGCGATGCACCTCCGGATCAGGTCGAACGGGGGGTTCCCATCATCCGACCGGACAGCAAACAAGCCAGGGGCAGCATCTCCATTCTCATGTCCGACCCCGATCCCAAAATCACCCCGCTCAACCCCGCTCTTCCTAACGATCTCAACGACAACAAAATCATCAACCAAATCGTCAAACTGCAATCCAACGCCCCTCACTCCGAATACGTTCTCGTCACTAAAGACATCAATATGCGCCTCAAAGCCAGAGGTTGTGGCCTTCGCGCCGAAGACTACCAAAACGACCAACTGGTATCGGACATCGACTTGTTACCGGCCGGTTTTATTCAACTGGAAGGGTCATTCTGGGACAGCATCGACAATGTGGAATCGGTGTTGGATGGCAAACGCGCCAAACACATCATTCCCCGAGACACCATCGATTATGAGGTCTACTACAACCAGTTCATCATTGATGAACAAGGCTTCATTGGTAAGGTGGTTGAAATCAACAAGGACACCATTGCCCTGAAAGACATGTGTCATGAACTGATGATGTCGCAAGAAGCCTGGGGGCTCACCCCAAGGGACATCTATCAAGCCATGGCCCTGAACATCTTGCTTGACCCCGACATTCATCTGGTCACCTTAACCGGCAGCGCCGGCTCGGGCAAAACCATTCTGGCACTGGCTGCGGCCATTGAACAGACCATGTCGATTAAACGCTACAAGCGCATTATCGTCACCCGAACCATTCAGGGGCTGGATGAGGACATCGGTTTCTTACCCGGCACGGAAGAAGAAAAAATGGAGCCCTGGCTCGGCGCAATTACCGATAACCTCGAAGCACTGCACGATGACGATGAATGTCGGGATGGCAGTCTGGACTACCTGCTCCAGAAAGTGCCTTTGCAGTTTAAGTCACTGAATTACATGCGCGGCAGGAGCTTCCAGCAAAGCTTTATTCTGATCGACGAATGCCAGAACCTGACACCCCATCAGATCAAAACCATCATTACCCGAGCAGGCGCCGGCAGTAAAGTGGTGTGCCTAGGCAACCTCGCCCAAATCGACACCGCCTATATGAACCCGATCAGTTCCGGGCTGACCTACTTAACGGCACGATTCCGTCAGTTCCCGTTGGGCGGAACACTGCAATTACAAGGCGTGCCTCGTTCTCAACTGGCGGAATACGCGGAGCAATATTTATAA